A single genomic interval of Luteolibacter sp. Y139 harbors:
- a CDS encoding DUF6580 family putative transport protein, giving the protein MQRPWIPALVLLALLIAFRCLGAAFSHEMPNFQPLPALFLCSIVFLRGTKAWALPVAAWLVSNPLASLLQGYSPFAHGGVTVAFLALLLTGVMALPLRKSPSPALVLGGGVLAALLFHLLTNTAVWLADPGYAKTAESLWQALWSGRPTDPMPTWIFLRNLVVANTVFTALFLLARRSWAAPAELASPIAQTR; this is encoded by the coding sequence ATGCAACGTCCTTGGATTCCAGCCCTCGTGCTGCTGGCACTCTTGATCGCCTTCCGCTGCCTGGGAGCCGCCTTTTCGCACGAGATGCCGAACTTCCAGCCACTTCCGGCCCTGTTCCTGTGCAGCATCGTTTTCCTCCGCGGAACGAAAGCCTGGGCCTTGCCCGTCGCCGCCTGGCTGGTCAGCAATCCGCTCGCGAGCCTGCTTCAGGGCTACTCTCCCTTCGCCCATGGCGGCGTGACCGTCGCGTTCCTCGCGCTGCTGCTGACCGGCGTAATGGCCTTGCCGCTGCGCAAGTCTCCCTCCCCCGCGCTCGTGCTCGGCGGCGGAGTTCTTGCCGCCCTGCTTTTCCATCTCCTGACGAATACCGCCGTGTGGCTCGCCGACCCCGGCTATGCGAAGACCGCCGAGAGCCTTTGGCAGGCTCTGTGGAGTGGCCGCCCCACCGACCCGATGCCGACCTGGATCTTCCTCCGCAATCTCGTCGTGGCGAACACCGTCTTCACGGCGCTGTTCCTGCTTGCCCGTCGCTCGTGGGCCGCTCCGGCTGAGCTGGCCTCGCCTATCGCGCAGACCCGATAA
- a CDS encoding dihydrolipoamide acetyltransferase family protein, with translation MAINIEMPKLSDTMTEGTLIKWHKKVGDNVEIGDILAEVETDKATMEMEAFDEGTLTEIRIQEGEKAEIGGVLAVLDGDDAGSAPAPAASAPAASAAPASAPAASAPAPAAAAPAPVASSDGSRIKASPLARKVAGELGVDLSAISGTGPAGRIVRADVVAGSSAKPAAKSGDASAAAALAAAAKNRTAPAAAPAAAVSAAILPSAKEGDQRIELSSMRKVIASRLLASKQTIPHFYLHVEVDAAPLMALRQQINAQAEKTHGNKYSVNDFVLKAVINAAVAVPAVNASFAGDHIVSFKHVGLAVAIAVEDGLVTPVIQQAETKSVLQISKEVKDMAGRAKEKKLKPSEFDGGTITVSNLGAWGIESFDAIVNPPQALIVSVGAAIEKPVVKNGQIVPGLRMNIGVSCDHRVVDGAVAASFLAELKKLIEQPALMLV, from the coding sequence ATGGCCATCAATATCGAAATGCCCAAGCTCTCGGACACCATGACCGAGGGCACTCTCATCAAGTGGCACAAAAAAGTCGGCGATAACGTCGAGATCGGCGACATCCTCGCGGAAGTCGAGACCGACAAGGCCACCATGGAAATGGAAGCCTTCGACGAAGGCACCCTGACCGAGATCCGCATCCAGGAAGGCGAGAAGGCCGAGATCGGTGGCGTGCTTGCCGTGCTTGATGGCGATGACGCGGGCTCCGCTCCCGCCCCTGCTGCCAGCGCTCCAGCCGCATCCGCAGCTCCTGCCAGCGCCCCGGCTGCCTCGGCTCCGGCCCCAGCTGCTGCTGCTCCGGCCCCAGTGGCTTCCAGCGATGGCTCCCGCATCAAGGCCTCCCCGCTCGCCCGCAAGGTGGCTGGCGAACTCGGTGTCGATCTTTCAGCTATCAGCGGCACCGGACCGGCCGGCCGCATCGTCCGCGCTGACGTGGTCGCCGGTTCTTCCGCCAAGCCCGCTGCGAAATCGGGCGATGCCAGCGCTGCAGCTGCTCTTGCCGCCGCCGCCAAGAACCGCACGGCCCCCGCAGCCGCACCGGCCGCTGCCGTGTCCGCCGCCATCCTTCCGTCCGCGAAGGAAGGCGACCAGCGCATCGAGCTCTCCTCCATGCGCAAGGTCATCGCCTCGCGCCTACTCGCCTCGAAGCAGACCATCCCGCACTTCTACCTCCACGTCGAAGTCGATGCCGCTCCGCTGATGGCCCTCCGCCAGCAGATCAATGCCCAAGCCGAGAAGACCCACGGCAACAAGTATTCGGTGAACGACTTCGTCCTGAAGGCCGTCATCAATGCCGCCGTCGCCGTGCCCGCCGTGAATGCCTCCTTCGCCGGCGACCACATCGTCTCCTTCAAGCACGTCGGCCTCGCCGTTGCGATCGCCGTGGAAGATGGCCTGGTCACCCCGGTCATCCAACAGGCCGAAACCAAGTCCGTCCTCCAGATCTCCAAGGAAGTGAAGGACATGGCCGGCCGCGCCAAGGAGAAGAAGCTCAAGCCGAGCGAATTCGACGGCGGCACTATCACCGTCTCTAATCTCGGTGCCTGGGGCATCGAAAGCTTCGACGCCATTGTCAACCCGCCACAGGCCCTCATCGTGTCGGTCGGCGCCGCCATCGAGAAGCCGGTCGTCAAGAACGGTCAGATCGTCCCCGGCCTGCGCATGAACATCGGCGTCAGCTGCGACCACCGCGTCGTGGACGGAGCCGTGGCAGCCAGCTTCCTGGCGGAACTGAAGAAGCTCATCGAACAGCCGGCCCTGATGCTCGTCTGA
- a CDS encoding alpha-ketoacid dehydrogenase subunit beta: MSRTLTYREALREGLDEEIARDPNVVIMGEEVAQYNGAYKVTQGLWEKWGDKRIVDTPISEAGFIGMGIGASMLGVRPVMELMFWSFHSVAFDQLVNNAACVRYMSGGLINCPIVMRGPANGGTNVGATHSHIPEGLFAAFPGLKVVAPATPADAKGLIKAAIRDNDPVYVMENTRLYGMTGEVPDPADGDFVIPLGVADLKREGKDVSIIGHGRSIIHALEAAETLKEKHGIEADVLDLRSIRPLDVEAILKTVKKTNRVVLVDESKGFGGVSAMVSHLIQDNAFDYLDAPIKRVTTMDAPAIYSQHVEDEQLPNPRRIVEKVLSLR, translated from the coding sequence ATGTCCCGCACGCTCACCTATCGCGAAGCTCTCCGTGAAGGCCTCGATGAAGAAATCGCCCGCGACCCGAACGTCGTCATCATGGGCGAGGAAGTCGCCCAGTACAACGGCGCCTACAAGGTGACCCAAGGTCTCTGGGAAAAGTGGGGCGACAAGCGCATCGTCGATACCCCGATCTCCGAAGCCGGCTTCATCGGCATGGGCATCGGCGCCTCCATGCTCGGCGTCCGCCCGGTGATGGAGCTGATGTTCTGGTCCTTCCACTCCGTCGCCTTCGATCAGCTGGTCAACAACGCCGCCTGCGTCCGCTACATGTCCGGCGGCCTGATCAACTGCCCCATCGTGATGCGCGGCCCCGCCAACGGCGGCACCAATGTCGGCGCCACCCACTCCCACATCCCGGAAGGTCTCTTCGCCGCGTTCCCCGGCCTCAAGGTCGTCGCCCCGGCCACCCCGGCCGACGCGAAGGGCCTAATCAAGGCTGCCATCCGCGACAACGACCCGGTCTACGTGATGGAGAATACCCGCCTCTACGGCATGACCGGCGAGGTGCCGGATCCAGCCGATGGCGACTTCGTGATCCCGCTCGGCGTCGCCGACCTGAAGCGCGAGGGCAAGGACGTCTCGATCATCGGCCACGGCCGCTCGATCATCCACGCCCTCGAGGCCGCAGAGACCCTGAAGGAGAAACACGGCATCGAAGCCGACGTTCTCGACCTCCGTTCGATCCGCCCGCTCGACGTCGAAGCAATCCTCAAGACGGTCAAAAAGACCAACCGCGTGGTGCTCGTCGACGAGTCAAAGGGCTTCGGCGGCGTCTCCGCCATGGTCTCCCACCTCATCCAGGACAACGCCTTCGACTACCTCGACGCGCCGATCAAGCGTGTGACTACCATGGATGCACCGGCGATATACTCCCAGCATGTGGAGGACGAACAGCTCCCGAATCCCCGCCGGATTGTGGAAAAAGTCCTGTCTTTGCGCTGA
- the pdhA gene encoding pyruvate dehydrogenase (acetyl-transferring) E1 component subunit alpha, whose protein sequence is MSSATADTPRLDFAGSPINKALTAEQKIELFRKMQRIRRFEQEALKYYNAGKIGGFLHLYIGQESVAVGTLSLCGENDHNITAYRCHGHAIMSGMEMNPLMAELFGKATGCSKGKGGSMHFFAPDKGFWGGHGIVGGQTPLGLGLAYGLKYLGKEGAALCYLGDGAVNQGAFHESLNIAALFELPVVYVIENNGYSMGTSQKRSSSYRGCLAQRAEGYDMEWDVVDGSDIYEVRAKTHIALERARKQHKPAILEINTYRYYGHSVADANAKKYRTPEEIENYKTNFDPIRLWRKRLVEEGVATEEQLDAIDKEAKAEAAASVKFAEASPAPTIESVMDDVYWETDNNTPASKLGQHFFTD, encoded by the coding sequence ATGTCCTCAGCCACCGCCGACACGCCTCGTCTCGATTTCGCCGGCTCGCCGATCAATAAGGCGCTCACCGCCGAGCAGAAGATCGAGCTCTTCCGTAAGATGCAGCGCATCCGCCGCTTCGAGCAGGAGGCCCTGAAGTACTACAACGCCGGCAAGATCGGTGGCTTCCTTCACCTCTACATCGGTCAGGAATCGGTGGCGGTCGGCACCCTCTCGCTCTGCGGCGAGAATGACCACAACATCACCGCCTACCGTTGCCACGGCCATGCGATCATGTCCGGCATGGAGATGAATCCGCTGATGGCCGAGCTCTTCGGCAAGGCCACCGGCTGCTCGAAGGGCAAGGGCGGCTCCATGCACTTCTTCGCTCCGGACAAGGGTTTCTGGGGCGGCCACGGTATCGTCGGCGGCCAGACCCCGCTCGGCCTCGGCCTCGCCTACGGCCTCAAGTATCTCGGCAAGGAAGGTGCCGCCCTCTGCTACCTCGGCGACGGCGCGGTCAACCAGGGTGCCTTCCACGAGTCGCTCAATATCGCCGCCCTCTTCGAACTCCCGGTCGTCTACGTGATCGAGAACAACGGTTACTCGATGGGCACCTCGCAGAAGCGCTCCTCCTCCTACCGCGGTTGCCTGGCCCAGCGTGCCGAAGGCTACGACATGGAGTGGGATGTGGTCGACGGTTCCGATATCTACGAGGTCCGCGCCAAGACCCACATCGCCTTGGAGCGCGCCCGCAAGCAGCACAAGCCGGCTATCCTCGAGATCAATACCTACCGCTACTACGGCCACAGCGTCGCCGACGCGAATGCCAAGAAGTACCGCACCCCGGAGGAGATCGAGAACTACAAGACCAACTTCGACCCCATCCGCCTGTGGCGGAAACGCCTCGTCGAGGAAGGTGTCGCCACCGAGGAACAGCTCGACGCGATCGACAAGGAAGCCAAGGCGGAAGCCGCCGCTTCCGTGAAATTCGCCGAGGCCTCCCCCGCCCCGACCATCGAGTCCGTCATGGACGACGTCTACTGGGAGACCGACAACAACACGCCCGCCTCGAAGCTCGGCCAGCACTTCTTCACCGACTGA
- a CDS encoding cytidine deaminase — protein sequence MDWEPLIEAAWQVRERAHAPYSKFHVGAALLVEGQVFTGCNVENLSYGLTNCAERVAVGTAVAAGLRKIEAVAVVADTEVPISPCGACRQVLAEFGDPLICLANRTERLVFRLSELLPRASSGILNLP from the coding sequence ATGGACTGGGAACCGCTCATCGAAGCCGCTTGGCAGGTCCGCGAGCGGGCCCATGCCCCCTACTCGAAGTTCCACGTGGGAGCGGCGCTGCTGGTGGAGGGACAGGTCTTCACCGGGTGCAACGTGGAGAACCTGTCCTATGGGCTGACCAATTGCGCCGAGCGGGTGGCAGTGGGGACGGCAGTCGCGGCAGGGTTGCGGAAGATCGAAGCGGTGGCGGTGGTAGCGGATACCGAGGTGCCGATCTCGCCCTGTGGGGCGTGTCGCCAGGTGCTGGCGGAGTTTGGCGATCCGCTGATCTGTCTGGCGAACCGGACGGAGCGGCTGGTTTTTCGTTTGTCAGAGCTGCTGCCGAGGGCGAGTTCCGGGATCTTGAATCTGCCTTGA